The following proteins come from a genomic window of Macadamia integrifolia cultivar HAES 741 chromosome 14, SCU_Mint_v3, whole genome shotgun sequence:
- the LOC122062011 gene encoding putative leucine-rich repeat-containing protein DDB_G0290503 → MTEHHWRDEIKSLLGSHVAPEKTEQLEETKKEIENKANRILKLIKDEGEESNLNIESQLVDLVTEYCKQYKSLNEPHDDHTAELKGTCYYQEGTIFSQYSDSDPSSKEKASGSIKQQIEAANDNGKIFSGDLQAREDQLKDENSTLQDGKEQRIINGLQLDLASLQTQKKELEEQFEEKNLKLQLVQTELRDKILELERISKEKEDNERKLKLQIAGEKKEAEGRNSLAMKKNNELAREVAGLQKALKKSTEKHKQLQDQSQETYLEKLCVKDEMILELGDKILELERISKEKEDNESKLKLQIAREKQEAEGRKSRAMKKNNELAREVASLQKALKESTEEHKQLQDQSNETYLKKLRAKDEMIDTSIELAKKMKQEIIVRTEAIRRLLVEKNTTEYNLRTSNNNLHATEQLLAEEKEVYRKQEEKFEQECKELKEKNSKLSNEIDTAQRDLIEIRSSLEKTRNSFSGLEVVFQEFQETDSSFQSRIVEVSEALRILKNLLMDRNGKIKELEKRLNNKEDEVLKIEEEK, encoded by the exons ATGACGGAACATCACTGGAGGGATGAAATAAAATCCCTTTTGGGGTCTCATGTTGCTCCTGAAAAAACTGAACAGCTTGAAGAGACAAAAAAGG AAATTGAGAATAAAGCGAATAGGATCTTGAAGCTTATcaaagatgaaggagaagagagcAATTTGAACATAGAGTCACAACTTGTTGACCTCGTCACGGAGTACTGCAAACAGTACAAATCACTCAACGAACCTCATGATGATCATACCGCAGAGTTAAAGGGGACATGTTATTACCAAGAAGGAACAATTTTCAGCCAATATTCCGATTCGGATCCTTCTTCGAAGGAGAAAGCCAGTGGAAGCATTAAACAACAAATTGAAGCTGCAAATGATAATGGGAAGATATTCTCTGGAGATCTGCAAGCCAGAGAAGATCAGTTGAAAGATGAGAATTCAACATTGCAGGATGGGAAGGAACAGAGAATAATAAATGGTTTACAGTTAGATCTGGCCTCTTTACAAACCCAGAAAAAGGAACTGGAAGAGCAGtttgaagagaaaaatttgAAGCTGCAGTTGGTTCAAACTGAACTACgagacaaaattttagaattggaaagaatatcaaaagagaaagaggataatgaaaggaaattgaaattgcagattgcaggagaaaaaaaagaagctgaaGGAAGAAACAGTCTGGCGATGAAAAAGAACAATGAGCTAGCTAGAGAGGTTGCTGGTCTGCAGAAAGCACTGAAAAAGTCAACTGAAAAGCACAAACAACTTCAGGATCAGTCTCAGGAGACCTACCTTGAAAAACTTTGCGTGAAAGATGAGATGATTCTAGAATTAGgagacaaaattttagaattggaaagaatatcaaaagagaaagaggataaCGAAAGCAAATTGAAATTGCAGATTGcaagagaaaaacaagaagCTGAAGGAAGAAAGAGTCGGGCAATGAAAAAGAACAATGAACTAGCTAGAGAGGTTGCTAGTCTGCAGAAAGCGCTTAAAGAGTCAACTGAGGAGCACAAACAACTTCAGGATCAGTCTAACGAAACCTACCTGAAAAAACTTCGCGCGAAAGATGAGATGATTGATACGTCTATTGAGCTGGCTAAGAAGATGAAGCAAGAAATAATAGTTAGAACCGAAGCGATTAGAAGGTTACTGGTAGAGAAAAACACAACTGAATATAACCTGCGGACCTCAAACAATAACCTTCATGCCACAGAACAATTACTTGCTGAGGAGAAAGAAGTCTACAGAAAACAAGAAGAGAAATTCGAACAAGAATGTAAAGAACTCAAGGAGAAAAATTCCAAATTGTCAAATGAGATTGACACTGCTCAGAGAGATCTCATTGAGATCAGGAGTTCACTGGAGAAGACAAGAAATTCATTCTCCGGACTTGAAGTAGTGTTCCAGGAGTTCCAGGAAACTGACAGTTCCTTCCAGAGCCGTATTGTTGAAGTCTCAGAAGCACTTCGGATTTTAAAGAACTTGCTTATGGACAGAAATGGTAAGATaaaagaattggagaagagaCTCAACAACAAAGAAGATGAGGTGctcaaaatagaagaagagaagtga